One genomic segment of Rubripirellula amarantea includes these proteins:
- a CDS encoding efflux RND transporter permease subunit produces MFEKFLHRPALAIVISLLILFMGGLAINVLPISQFPSVAPPSVRVSVSYPGASAKILIDSTMVILEQAINGVPNMRYMLSDATSAGEGTIQIVFEPGTDPDVAVMNVNNRVQMVKNNLPPIVEREGIIVMQNMTSMLMYVNVFSTDPNVDQNYLYNYATVNILNEIKRIPGVGMASILGNRSYAMRVELDLDRMRAYQVDAEDVMKALDEQSMIGSPGRLGQATGSTSQTLEYVLTWIGRYDKPEQYGEIILRATPEGEILRLGDVAKVSLGSSFYDLYSDIDGLPAAAIVLKQTPGSNAADVIEKVKAKVEEIKQKQFPPGMDYAVTYDVSNFLDASIEKVLHTLFEAFILVSLVVYLFLGDFRSTLIPTLAVPVSLIGTFFFMLMFGMSINLITLFALVLAIGVVVDDAIVVVEAVHEKMHTKHLGPYQATQEVVREISGAIIAITLVMTAVFIPVTFMTGPVGVFYRQFALTMAMSIVISGVVALSLTPVLCAMILKPIDDTQQGGLVGALNRSMERFAGKGAFVVRAGLCLLLGSLVGLGVYFLLHVEIVHEVLSEQVQLTDPRVKIISAVVAVLAVFSFRSMFSGFNGNVKRRSPIGMLLRGFDRGVEKITGGYASVLRRIITRRMLTVVVIGVFCYGILVVNRVLPTGFIPLEDQGMIYGIVQTPPGSTLEYTNAKCHELQAICKQMDEITSVSSIAGYEVLTEGRGSNAGTCIINLKPWADRELTSKQIIEELEDRGTDIANVKLEFFEPPAVPGFGAAGGFAVNLLDQTNSGDYQALGEETDKFMEALANRKELKGVFTFFAANYPQYEIIIDNDVAMQKGVSIRDAMDNLSIVIGSTWEQGFVRFGQFYKVYVQALPQFRRYPEDLDNMFVKNESGEMVPYSAFMRIEKRQGLNEISRYNLYPTAPIQGAPAAGYSSGEAIAAIKEVAAETLPNGFDIDWQGLAYDEATAGNTAIYIFLVVVIFVYMVLVGQYESFIIPLAVLSSLPVGLFGSFLFLKAMGLANDVYCQIGLVMLVGLLGKNAILIIEFAVQRRQQGLSIKEAGIEGGKLRFRPILMTSFAFIAGLIPLVRATGPGAIGNRTIGTTAVGGMLLGTLIGVLVIPGLYYLFAKFADGRRLIRDEHEEPLSEIFERRDSIAHQHPPTA; encoded by the coding sequence ATGTTTGAAAAGTTTCTTCACCGGCCCGCGTTGGCCATCGTGATATCGCTGCTAATCCTGTTCATGGGCGGATTGGCAATCAATGTCTTACCGATCTCACAATTTCCGTCGGTTGCTCCGCCGAGCGTTCGCGTTTCGGTGTCCTATCCCGGCGCGAGCGCAAAGATCCTTATCGATTCAACGATGGTGATCCTGGAGCAAGCAATCAACGGCGTTCCCAACATGCGATACATGCTGAGCGACGCTACCAGTGCGGGTGAGGGAACAATTCAAATCGTTTTCGAACCGGGGACCGATCCAGATGTCGCGGTAATGAACGTCAACAATCGCGTGCAGATGGTCAAGAATAATTTGCCGCCGATTGTCGAACGCGAAGGCATCATCGTGATGCAGAATATGACGAGCATGTTGATGTACGTGAATGTTTTCAGCACCGATCCGAATGTCGACCAGAACTATCTATACAACTACGCCACCGTCAACATTCTGAACGAGATCAAACGCATACCTGGGGTAGGGATGGCGTCGATCCTAGGCAACCGATCCTATGCGATGCGCGTTGAACTCGATTTAGATCGCATGCGCGCGTATCAGGTTGATGCTGAGGATGTCATGAAGGCACTTGATGAGCAGAGCATGATTGGTTCTCCGGGACGACTTGGTCAAGCTACGGGTAGTACTTCCCAGACTCTTGAGTACGTGTTGACGTGGATTGGTCGTTACGACAAGCCAGAACAGTATGGCGAGATCATTCTGCGAGCCACTCCCGAAGGCGAAATTCTGCGACTGGGCGACGTTGCCAAGGTTTCGCTTGGATCTTCGTTCTACGATCTCTATTCAGACATCGATGGACTTCCCGCTGCAGCGATCGTGCTCAAGCAGACGCCCGGTTCCAATGCGGCCGATGTGATTGAGAAGGTGAAAGCAAAGGTCGAAGAGATAAAGCAAAAGCAGTTTCCGCCAGGGATGGACTACGCAGTGACCTACGACGTTTCAAACTTTCTCGATGCATCCATCGAAAAGGTACTGCATACGCTCTTTGAAGCCTTCATTCTTGTATCGCTCGTCGTCTATCTTTTTCTCGGGGACTTTCGCAGCACGTTGATTCCGACGTTGGCGGTTCCGGTGTCGCTGATTGGGACCTTCTTTTTCATGCTGATGTTCGGCATGTCGATCAACCTTATCACCTTGTTCGCTTTGGTGTTGGCCATTGGGGTGGTGGTCGATGATGCGATCGTGGTGGTGGAGGCAGTCCACGAGAAGATGCACACGAAACACTTGGGACCTTATCAAGCAACGCAAGAAGTGGTTCGGGAAATTAGCGGCGCGATCATTGCAATCACATTGGTGATGACTGCTGTGTTCATTCCCGTGACGTTCATGACCGGTCCCGTGGGCGTGTTCTATCGGCAATTCGCGTTAACGATGGCGATGTCGATTGTGATCTCGGGTGTTGTCGCGTTGTCGTTGACGCCGGTGTTGTGTGCGATGATTTTGAAACCGATCGATGATACCCAGCAAGGTGGTTTGGTCGGTGCACTGAATCGTTCGATGGAACGATTTGCCGGCAAGGGAGCGTTCGTAGTTCGCGCAGGGTTGTGCTTGCTGCTTGGTTCACTGGTGGGATTGGGAGTGTACTTTCTTCTGCACGTCGAGATTGTTCACGAGGTTTTGTCTGAGCAGGTACAACTCACCGATCCGCGAGTGAAGATCATTTCGGCGGTTGTGGCAGTCCTAGCAGTATTCTCGTTTCGGTCCATGTTCTCGGGATTCAACGGCAACGTAAAGCGGCGCAGTCCGATTGGAATGCTGCTTCGCGGATTTGATCGCGGGGTTGAGAAAATCACCGGTGGTTACGCCAGTGTGCTGCGACGCATCATCACGCGACGTATGCTAACCGTCGTCGTGATCGGTGTGTTTTGCTATGGAATTTTGGTTGTCAACCGAGTCTTACCCACTGGATTCATTCCTTTGGAAGACCAGGGAATGATCTACGGCATCGTACAAACGCCTCCGGGGTCAACGCTTGAGTACACCAACGCAAAGTGTCACGAATTGCAGGCTATCTGTAAGCAGATGGATGAGATCACATCCGTGTCGTCGATCGCTGGCTATGAAGTTTTGACGGAAGGACGTGGTTCCAACGCAGGAACCTGCATCATCAATTTGAAGCCTTGGGCTGATCGTGAATTGACTTCGAAGCAGATCATTGAGGAGTTGGAGGATCGCGGCACTGACATTGCGAACGTGAAGCTTGAGTTCTTTGAACCGCCCGCGGTTCCCGGATTTGGTGCCGCAGGTGGTTTCGCAGTCAATCTGCTCGACCAAACCAATAGCGGTGATTACCAAGCGTTGGGTGAAGAGACCGACAAGTTCATGGAAGCGCTTGCCAATCGGAAAGAACTCAAAGGCGTGTTTACCTTCTTTGCCGCGAACTATCCACAGTACGAAATCATCATCGACAACGATGTGGCCATGCAAAAGGGAGTTTCCATTCGTGACGCGATGGATAACTTGTCGATCGTGATTGGTAGCACCTGGGAACAAGGTTTCGTTCGCTTTGGCCAGTTCTACAAAGTCTATGTCCAGGCGCTTCCGCAGTTTCGTCGCTATCCCGAAGACCTGGACAACATGTTCGTCAAAAACGAGTCGGGCGAGATGGTTCCCTACTCCGCCTTCATGCGTATTGAAAAGCGGCAGGGACTCAATGAGATCAGTCGGTACAATTTGTATCCCACAGCACCGATTCAAGGGGCTCCCGCCGCCGGGTACAGCAGTGGCGAGGCGATTGCCGCGATCAAGGAAGTTGCCGCCGAAACACTGCCCAATGGTTTCGACATTGACTGGCAAGGGCTGGCGTATGACGAAGCAACGGCGGGCAATACCGCAATCTACATCTTCTTGGTGGTCGTGATTTTCGTGTACATGGTACTGGTCGGCCAGTACGAAAGTTTCATCATTCCATTGGCAGTGTTGTCATCGTTGCCAGTTGGCCTGTTTGGCTCGTTCCTGTTCCTAAAGGCAATGGGACTCGCCAACGATGTGTATTGCCAAATCGGTTTGGTGATGTTGGTGGGTTTACTCGGCAAGAACGCGATTTTGATCATTGAGTTCGCTGTTCAGCGTCGTCAACAGGGACTCAGCATTAAGGAAGCTGGTATCGAAGGAGGCAAGCTACGGTTTCGTCCAATTCTGATGACCTCGTTTGCGTTCATCGCGGGGCTCATACCGCTCGTCCGCGCTACTGGCCCCGGAGCGATCGGCAACCGAACCATTGGTACAACCGCGGTTGGCGGCATGTTGTTGGGCACGTTGATCGGCGTTCTTGTCATCCCGGGTTTGTACTACCTGTTCGCTAAGTTCGCCGACGGTCGCCGGCTCATTAGAGACGAGCATGAGGAACCGCTGAGTGAGATTTTCGAACGACGCGATTCGATCGCACACCAACATCCTCCGACAGCGTAA
- a CDS encoding TolC family protein — protein sequence MSRNPTTNSTIKSRRRIYFAAVLCGTLLTNAGCKIPGLRHAQCGPAMPQSYQWNNGAPYGTSQENAISADAVKPSTAGQDSSKLPTESSTRQVTEVASPHSGTRSTSLASLIHEASYLSPVTQSGGADGVFHEDSIHSSASSDEAPSNDIATANSSSSTIGDDDSVAMSNSFAIGLIDTEIGPSSFPTAAMPYENSAQLPHAVFYSDPYLLSLITETITGNQELKILSEEIRIACNEAYARSGEYRPFVSLGASAGFEKSGRHTREGAVEDQLEVADGRAFPDPLGDFGVGANVSWELDIWKKLRNSQRAAAMRYLGSQEGRTYIVTRVVAEVAERYYELLALDGRMQNLNATIEIQQQSLKVAEAKKEAGRGTELAVQRFQAEVQKNVSERSLIAQEIVEVENRINFLAGRYPQPVDRIPVEFIDLNLNTLGAGVPSELLQYRADIREAERQVAAAGLDVKVARARFYPSLSLTAGLGWNAFSTGYLFRTPESLVYGMAGELVGPLINRRAIQADYRTANAEQLQAIYNYQQTVLEAHIEVVNQISKVENYRRSVEDKKRQLESLQASVDAANKLFQNARAEYVEVLLAQREMMEAKMDLIDTKQEQLSAIVNAYQALGGGGF from the coding sequence ATGAGCCGAAACCCGACAACGAATTCCACTATCAAGTCACGCCGTCGCATCTATTTCGCAGCGGTATTGTGCGGAACTCTACTGACAAACGCCGGCTGTAAGATTCCCGGACTTCGCCACGCTCAGTGCGGTCCGGCAATGCCGCAGAGCTACCAGTGGAACAATGGAGCTCCCTACGGGACGTCTCAGGAAAACGCGATTTCCGCGGATGCCGTAAAGCCTTCTACCGCTGGCCAAGATTCGTCGAAGCTACCGACCGAGTCTTCTACGAGGCAAGTCACTGAAGTCGCATCGCCGCACTCTGGCACTCGTTCGACGTCATTGGCGAGTTTGATTCACGAGGCTAGCTACTTAAGTCCAGTCACTCAATCCGGCGGTGCCGACGGAGTGTTCCATGAGGACAGCATCCATTCAAGTGCAAGCAGCGATGAGGCACCTTCTAACGACATCGCCACGGCGAATTCATCGAGCTCCACAATAGGCGATGACGATTCAGTTGCGATGTCAAACTCATTCGCCATTGGGCTCATTGACACGGAAATCGGTCCGAGCAGTTTCCCCACTGCGGCGATGCCGTATGAAAATTCCGCTCAGCTTCCGCACGCTGTATTCTATAGCGACCCGTATCTGCTAAGCCTGATCACCGAAACGATCACGGGAAATCAGGAGCTGAAGATACTGTCGGAAGAGATTCGCATTGCGTGCAATGAAGCCTACGCACGAAGTGGCGAGTACCGTCCTTTTGTTTCGCTCGGTGCGAGCGCGGGTTTCGAAAAATCAGGGCGACACACTCGTGAGGGTGCCGTCGAAGACCAACTTGAGGTTGCCGATGGCCGAGCTTTCCCAGATCCCTTGGGCGACTTCGGTGTTGGTGCCAACGTTTCGTGGGAACTAGACATTTGGAAAAAGCTACGCAATTCACAGCGAGCCGCGGCAATGCGCTACTTGGGTAGCCAAGAAGGTCGAACTTACATCGTTACCCGCGTAGTTGCCGAGGTAGCAGAACGGTATTACGAACTGCTTGCCCTCGACGGCCGCATGCAGAATTTGAACGCTACGATTGAAATTCAGCAACAGAGTTTGAAAGTGGCCGAGGCCAAGAAGGAAGCAGGACGCGGAACGGAGTTGGCGGTTCAACGCTTCCAAGCAGAGGTGCAAAAGAACGTCAGCGAACGATCACTGATTGCTCAGGAAATCGTGGAAGTTGAAAACCGAATCAACTTTCTGGCGGGACGCTACCCTCAACCCGTTGACCGCATTCCGGTGGAATTTATTGACTTGAACCTGAACACCCTTGGTGCCGGAGTACCATCTGAGTTGCTTCAATACCGAGCCGATATTCGCGAAGCCGAGCGACAAGTCGCTGCTGCTGGCTTAGATGTTAAGGTCGCCCGGGCACGTTTCTACCCATCACTTAGTCTGACCGCTGGACTGGGCTGGAATGCTTTCAGCACTGGATACTTGTTCCGCACCCCGGAATCGCTGGTCTATGGAATGGCTGGCGAACTTGTAGGGCCGCTAATCAACAGACGGGCGATTCAAGCAGATTATCGAACCGCCAACGCGGAACAGTTGCAGGCGATCTACAACTACCAACAAACTGTCTTGGAAGCTCATATCGAAGTAGTCAATCAAATTTCCAAGGTTGAAAACTACCGCCGCAGTGTTGAAGACAAAAAGCGTCAGCTTGAATCGTTGCAGGCCTCGGTGGATGCTGCCAACAAGTTGTTCCAAAACGCTCGAGCCGAGTACGTCGAGGTGCTTCTCGCACAACGTGAAATGATGGAAGCGAAAATGGACCTGATTGACACCAAACAAGAACAGCTATCCGCCATCGTCAATGCGTATCAAGCGCTCGGCGGAGGCGGATTCTAA
- a CDS encoding flavodoxin domain-containing protein, with product MQVQSVIRLVNVIALTSLAVVAMSFAWWTNGTWWTSLPSEDRLWVAVCISMAYLGLLWSCLHSTRVTSQRNRTARAIGSVADTKQSEAVVQGSQNRELPVLVIYATETGFAETLAKQTASRLDDLGQVVNLLPIDALDVTLLKQCSRALFIASTAGQGDPPEQAIEFAETVMTERADLLNLNYAVLALGDSSYDDYCAFGRQLDQWLGWSGGNQLFESIEVDDADDDAVARWFACVGKACGLPEAVPAHSS from the coding sequence ATGCAGGTTCAGTCAGTTATCAGACTCGTCAATGTCATTGCACTGACGAGTCTGGCTGTGGTCGCGATGTCGTTCGCATGGTGGACGAACGGAACTTGGTGGACGTCGCTGCCAAGCGAGGATCGTCTTTGGGTTGCGGTGTGCATTTCGATGGCTTACTTAGGTTTGCTCTGGTCCTGTTTGCACAGCACGCGGGTAACGAGCCAGCGAAACCGTACCGCGCGGGCGATTGGTTCTGTTGCCGATACAAAGCAGTCAGAAGCGGTTGTGCAAGGGTCGCAGAATCGTGAGTTGCCAGTGTTGGTGATTTACGCAACTGAGACTGGGTTTGCTGAAACGCTTGCGAAGCAAACTGCGTCTCGATTGGATGACCTTGGTCAAGTTGTTAATCTGTTACCCATCGACGCTCTTGATGTGACCCTTCTGAAGCAGTGCTCGCGTGCTTTGTTCATCGCCAGTACGGCTGGGCAGGGCGATCCACCGGAACAGGCTATCGAGTTTGCGGAGACGGTGATGACAGAACGTGCCGACCTATTGAATTTGAACTACGCCGTTCTGGCACTGGGCGATAGTAGTTACGACGACTATTGCGCATTTGGTCGCCAACTTGATCAATGGTTGGGCTGGAGTGGTGGCAATCAATTGTTCGAGTCGATCGAAGTGGATGACGCCGATGACGATGCCGTCGCTCGATGGTTCGCTTGTGTTGGCAAAGCATGCGGACTTCCGGAAGCAGTGCCCGCACATTCCAGCTAG
- a CDS encoding DUF2271 domain-containing protein, translated as MKTKNSTVVSTAISFAVSLITLVLLLTSVGNASEPSNAFTATIEIPKLNVSEYHRPYVAVWIQDENKKAVANLAVWYQRKASAEGAGTKWLPDLRQWWRRSGRSLEMPVDGVSGATRPAGTHTVTVALDDPRLADLVPGDYSLIVEAAREVGGREVIEIPFAWPVDQDETKNAEGNNELGTITLTIQPAN; from the coding sequence ATGAAAACGAAGAATTCCACCGTGGTTTCGACTGCGATCTCATTCGCGGTCTCGCTTATCACGCTCGTGTTGTTGCTAACCAGCGTGGGCAATGCATCGGAGCCCAGCAACGCATTCACCGCGACGATTGAAATACCCAAGCTCAATGTCTCTGAATACCACCGTCCCTACGTGGCAGTTTGGATTCAAGATGAGAACAAGAAAGCTGTCGCGAACCTTGCGGTTTGGTATCAACGGAAGGCTTCCGCCGAGGGAGCCGGTACGAAATGGCTGCCTGATCTTCGGCAGTGGTGGCGTCGTTCGGGGCGTAGTTTAGAAATGCCAGTCGACGGTGTTTCTGGAGCGACTCGACCGGCTGGTACCCACACCGTGACGGTCGCTCTTGACGATCCACGGCTCGCTGACTTGGTTCCGGGCGACTACAGCTTGATCGTCGAAGCCGCACGCGAAGTCGGCGGGCGTGAAGTGATCGAGATTCCATTCGCTTGGCCGGTCGACCAAGACGAAACGAAGAATGCCGAAGGCAATAACGAACTCGGCACGATCACGCTTACGATTCAACCAGCAAACTAG
- a CDS encoding DUF1559 domain-containing protein, protein MTLLKNTCSSLHRTSQTSKQPPHRLAFTLVELLVVIAIIGILVGLLLPAVQAAREAARSMQCSNNLKQIGLAMHNYASVYREALPNNGFTGVSYANDYSPHAKLLPYLEQVQLQDLIDFKVDMGHPGRDDLPAAMHKAAGTRVETFECPSDIGSAIHHMTMPSGASLPIAGTSYSMNQGSGLDGKFNPEYGPADGLCWVNATTKFRDIIDGTSHTVAFAETTVGLGLTSDAATPKMDLRGYRAAVSTIGDPIITAAANQDYETVETAITSWKGDRNQYWLRGCVPNGSVMVGFLTPNSPIPDLSFRSAKVTGPRSYHTGSVKVLLVDGSVQSVTDSIDADVWHASWTKYGREIETLSSLQ, encoded by the coding sequence ATGACCTTGTTGAAGAACACATGTTCGTCACTCCATCGAACTTCTCAAACGTCTAAGCAACCCCCGCATCGGCTCGCGTTCACCCTTGTCGAACTGTTGGTCGTGATCGCGATCATCGGCATTTTGGTGGGTTTGCTTTTGCCAGCCGTCCAAGCCGCTCGTGAAGCCGCACGTTCAATGCAGTGCAGCAACAACTTGAAGCAGATCGGTTTAGCGATGCACAACTACGCCAGCGTGTATCGCGAGGCGTTGCCCAACAACGGCTTCACCGGAGTTAGCTACGCCAACGACTATTCACCACACGCCAAGTTATTGCCCTATTTGGAACAAGTTCAATTGCAAGACTTGATCGACTTCAAGGTCGACATGGGGCATCCTGGTCGCGACGATTTGCCGGCTGCCATGCACAAAGCCGCGGGCACTCGTGTTGAGACCTTTGAATGCCCCAGCGATATCGGTTCCGCGATCCATCACATGACGATGCCGTCGGGAGCTTCACTTCCGATTGCGGGCACGAGCTATTCAATGAATCAAGGCAGTGGTTTGGATGGCAAGTTTAATCCCGAGTACGGCCCCGCCGATGGACTGTGTTGGGTCAACGCAACCACAAAGTTTCGTGACATTATTGATGGGACCAGTCATACCGTTGCGTTTGCTGAAACCACGGTTGGTTTAGGACTCACCAGCGATGCGGCAACGCCCAAGATGGACCTTCGCGGTTATCGTGCTGCTGTGTCAACGATTGGTGATCCGATCATCACAGCCGCCGCTAACCAAGATTACGAAACAGTCGAAACGGCAATCACGAGCTGGAAGGGAGATCGAAATCAGTATTGGCTTCGGGGATGTGTACCTAACGGTTCAGTGATGGTCGGTTTCTTGACGCCCAATAGTCCTATTCCAGATTTGTCGTTCCGTTCCGCAAAAGTGACCGGTCCTCGAAGCTATCACACGGGTTCAGTCAAAGTGTTGTTGGTTGACGGAAGCGTTCAAAGCGTTACCGATTCGATCGACGCCGATGTGTGGCACGCAAGTTGGACGAAGTATGGACGCGAAATTGAAACGTTATCCTCGCTGCAGTAA
- a CDS encoding DUF4198 domain-containing protein, whose product MTRFLLSMLMVALVLPSTTFAHKVWLRPSQTVFSGNDPWVTFDAAVSNDLFYFNHFPLQLNGLQITAPDGSNAEAQNSSVGKYRSVFDLSLAQQGTYRVAIVNRGVFAGYEVNGQRKRWRGKPEDMASSIPEDASNVKVTESIGRVETFVTNGAPSSEALKPTGEGVELIPVTHPNDLYSGEKATFRFVVNGKPTEGLEITIIQGGTRYRNSQEETHVTTDANGEVSVTMSEPGMYWVETSTADENASIPEAQSRRLSYTATLEVLPQ is encoded by the coding sequence ATGACTCGTTTTCTGCTGTCCATGTTGATGGTCGCCTTGGTCCTTCCGTCGACCACCTTCGCTCATAAAGTGTGGTTGCGACCCTCGCAAACTGTGTTTTCAGGCAATGACCCCTGGGTCACCTTTGACGCGGCTGTGTCGAACGACTTGTTCTACTTCAACCATTTTCCCTTGCAATTAAACGGGTTGCAGATCACTGCACCGGATGGCAGCAATGCCGAGGCCCAGAATTCATCAGTGGGCAAATACCGCAGTGTGTTTGATCTGTCCCTGGCTCAACAAGGCACCTACCGCGTCGCCATCGTCAATCGTGGTGTGTTCGCTGGTTACGAAGTCAATGGTCAACGGAAGCGATGGCGAGGAAAGCCCGAGGACATGGCAAGCAGCATTCCTGAGGACGCAAGCAACGTGAAAGTTACCGAAAGCATCGGTCGGGTCGAAACGTTTGTCACCAATGGTGCACCGTCTAGTGAGGCGCTTAAGCCGACCGGCGAAGGCGTCGAGCTGATTCCGGTCACTCACCCGAATGATCTTTACTCAGGCGAAAAGGCTACGTTCCGCTTTGTCGTCAATGGGAAGCCAACCGAAGGTCTGGAAATCACGATCATCCAAGGTGGAACCCGCTATCGCAATTCTCAGGAAGAAACGCACGTGACGACCGATGCCAATGGTGAGGTTTCAGTAACGATGTCCGAGCCCGGCATGTACTGGGTCGAAACGAGCACCGCTGACGAGAACGCAAGTATTCCGGAAGCACAATCGCGACGGCTCAGCTACACGGCGACTTTGGAAGTGCTCCCTCAATAG
- a CDS encoding PepSY-associated TM helix domain-containing protein, whose product MVAWHWISSAISLVGMLLFAVTGITLNHASQIESSPVTTTKSIELPPGLLDALNQKVENDEAENLDQQSFSQETISHRIPDEVAKWIGGQIGKPIVSRPADWSDDEIYMSMPGPGSDAWLAIDRETGSVEFEQTQRGWISYFNDLHKGRNTGPAWKWVLDLLALATLVFCITGLMLLIQHARRRKMTWPMVALGFVIPALVALLMIH is encoded by the coding sequence ATTGTCGCTTGGCATTGGATCAGTTCAGCGATCAGTTTGGTGGGCATGCTGCTCTTTGCGGTCACCGGTATCACGCTAAATCATGCTTCGCAGATTGAGTCTAGTCCGGTGACGACAACAAAAAGCATCGAGTTGCCACCTGGTCTACTCGATGCACTGAATCAAAAGGTTGAGAACGACGAAGCTGAGAATCTCGACCAACAAAGCTTCAGCCAAGAAACCATCAGTCACAGAATACCTGACGAGGTGGCGAAATGGATTGGCGGTCAAATCGGAAAACCGATTGTATCGCGACCGGCCGATTGGTCTGACGATGAGATTTACATGTCGATGCCTGGTCCGGGTAGCGATGCTTGGCTGGCCATCGATCGGGAAACCGGCAGCGTTGAATTCGAACAAACCCAACGCGGCTGGATCTCGTACTTCAACGATTTGCACAAGGGACGTAACACCGGGCCGGCGTGGAAGTGGGTATTGGACCTGCTAGCTCTGGCGACCCTTGTGTTTTGCATAACAGGATTGATGTTGCTGATTCAGCACGCACGTCGTCGCAAGATGACATGGCCGATGGTCGCCCTTGGCTTCGTAATCCCAGCGCTGGTGGCGCTGTTGATGATTCACTAA
- a CDS encoding efflux RND transporter periplasmic adaptor subunit produces the protein MRNNLVFAVIVAVASLSMSGVETIKETYQTYFASQESDGEVGSDSHRAATPLHASDHEDGGHDNGGHKEGDHHAAGEHHAQHKIVVTNPVSKDVTLTQQYVCQIHSRRHIEICALEGGYLNEIGVGEGQSVKRGQSLFRILPTLLEAKLEADRAEASLAQVEYDNTQSLVQQNIVSPQELKLANAKLAKAMANVKLAQAEMNFADIKAPFDGIVDRLHEQEGSLIEEGAMLTTMSDNSVMWVYFNVPEARYLEYQTALGGGEDQSRLNVQLKLANHKIFEQPGRIGAIEADFDSETGNIAFRADFPNPNGLLRHGQTGTVQIHKIEKDAIVIPQRATFEILAKKYAYVVDADNVVHQREITIKNEKDDIFIIENGLSAGDRIVLEGIRQVRDGERFQFEFVQGEAVLANLKYHAE, from the coding sequence ATGCGCAACAACTTGGTATTCGCGGTCATCGTCGCGGTCGCTTCCCTGTCAATGTCGGGAGTTGAAACGATCAAAGAGACCTACCAAACGTACTTTGCCTCGCAAGAATCCGACGGCGAGGTTGGCAGCGATTCGCATCGAGCTGCAACTCCTCTTCACGCTAGCGATCACGAGGATGGCGGGCATGACAATGGCGGGCACAAAGAAGGTGACCATCATGCCGCAGGCGAACATCATGCTCAACACAAAATCGTTGTGACCAACCCGGTGTCCAAGGATGTGACGTTGACCCAGCAGTACGTCTGTCAGATCCACTCGCGTCGGCACATTGAAATTTGCGCCCTGGAAGGTGGCTACTTAAATGAAATCGGTGTTGGGGAAGGACAGAGTGTGAAGCGCGGTCAATCTTTGTTTCGAATACTCCCCACGCTTTTGGAGGCAAAGCTGGAGGCGGATCGGGCAGAGGCGAGTTTGGCGCAAGTGGAATACGACAACACTCAGAGTCTAGTGCAGCAGAACATCGTTTCGCCGCAAGAATTGAAGCTTGCGAATGCGAAGTTGGCGAAAGCTATGGCCAACGTCAAGCTCGCTCAGGCGGAGATGAACTTCGCCGACATCAAGGCGCCTTTCGATGGCATCGTCGACCGATTGCATGAACAGGAGGGAAGCCTCATCGAAGAGGGAGCGATGTTGACGACGATGTCGGACAACAGCGTGATGTGGGTGTACTTCAACGTGCCCGAGGCTCGGTATCTGGAATATCAAACCGCTTTAGGTGGTGGGGAAGATCAAAGCAGACTGAACGTTCAATTGAAGCTCGCCAACCATAAGATCTTTGAACAACCGGGCCGGATAGGTGCGATTGAAGCAGACTTTGACAGCGAGACAGGAAACATCGCTTTCCGCGCAGACTTTCCAAATCCCAACGGTCTTTTGCGACACGGTCAAACGGGAACAGTACAAATTCATAAGATCGAAAAGGATGCGATCGTGATCCCTCAACGTGCGACCTTCGAAATTTTGGCGAAGAAGTACGCCTATGTAGTGGATGCCGACAACGTCGTTCATCAACGTGAGATCACGATCAAGAATGAAAAGGATGACATCTTCATCATTGAAAATGGTTTGAGCGCGGGGGACCGAATCGTTCTGGAAGGAATCCGGCAAGTCCGTGACGGTGAGAGATTCCAGTTTGAATTTGTTCAGGGTGAGGCAGTGCTTGCCAACTTGAAGTACCACGCTGAATAG